From the genome of Bacteroidota bacterium:
GTGGGGCGAGGGGCGTGGGACGAGGGGCGAGGGACGTGGGGCGTGGGGCGAGGGATGTGGGACGTGGGGCGAGGGATGTGGGACGTGGGGCGAGGGACGTGGGACGAGGCGAGGGACGAGGGGCGAGGGGCGAGGGCGAGGAGGACGGGAAAAAGATTTTAGATCGGAGACAATTGCTATTAAATAATTTTCTCACCTGCCGGGTGTACGACAAATTTCCCTCCCAAAAAATCACTAAGTTTGTTAAAATTTTATACTTGGATATTAAAAAAAACATACCCAACGCCATAACCTGCATGAATTTACTTTGCGGGTGCATGGGAATCATTTTCGCGCTGAAAGGAAACACTAATTTACTTTATGCTTCTTATTTTATCGGACTGGCGGCCGTGTTTGATTTCCTGGACGGATTTGTTGCAAGGCTATTGAAAGTTCATTCCGAAATAGGCAAACAACTTGATTCACTGGCCGACATGGTCACCTTCGGGGTTTTGCCGGGCATCATAATTTTTCAACTGATCTGTAAACTGGAAGGCAAAGCAAGCCCGATTGCATTTATTGCTTTATTGATCCCTATTTTTTCGGCCATACGGTTAGCCAAATTTAATATTGATACGCGGCAATCCGATTCTTTTATTGGTGTTCCCACTCCGGCTACCGCGATATTGGTAGCATCTTTACCCGTTATACACGTCATATATAACCTCAATTTACTTCTTGACAAGCTGCATCCCCAGCAGCCAGGCACACACTCTTTTATTATTAAGGTGTCTTTACTGCTATTCCACACGTATTCACTTGTTATCATTACAATTCTTATGTCGCTATTAATGGTATCGGAACTGCCGCTCTTTGCCCTTAAATTCAAAAACTTCAGCTGGGCCGATAATAAAATAAGATTCATTTTTTTAGGATTGACCCTTATAATGTTTGCTGCACTTAAGTTCATTGCTGTTCCGTTCATAATTGTCCTGTATATTCTGTTGTCTGTTGTAAATAACCTTTTCAAAAAAGCGGCATAAATGTCTTTACGCTTCGCTTTTTTTCTATCAATTTTAGCCGGAGCACTTTGTGCCCAGCAGAAAAACATTCCGCTTAGCTATGACAGTGACTGGCTATATAATTTTACCGACAATAAAAATCCCGGCCAACAACCTATCCATAGCGGGTTTCGACCAGCTATTGAAAATCAGGAGAAACACTTTTTAAGTGAATACAGCTTCCGGAATCTCATCGATCTTGCCACGCAATTAGATTCAACCTATTTAATGCCTGCTCGTAGTAAATTCATCAAACGCAAATTAAAACAAGAGAGTTTAATAATTATAAATGATACTAACGACAAATTTCATTTCACCATTGATCCGTTATTTAATTTTCAATTGGGCAGAGGTAATGATGGGATCAACTCAGAAAATCTTTATACAAATACACGCGGCTTCATGGTTCGGGGGGATATTGGCAAAAATTTGTCATTTGAAAGTTCATTTTATGAGAACCAGTCTACATTCCCTGATTACATTTCCACTTATGCTGATTTGTACAAAGTAATTCCGGGACAGGGTCGTTGGAAAAAATTTAAAACCAATGGATATGATTATGCAATGGCTGCCGGGTATTTGTCTTACACTCCCAACAAACACATTAATGTACAATTGGGACACGGTAAACATTTTGTCGGCGATGGTTATCGTTCACTTTTATTATCGGATAATGCGTTTAACTATCCACACCTACGGGTCACCACAACTTTTGGAAAAATCCAGTACACTAATTTGTATGCTGTTTTCATAAATCTTAGTAATGGCCATTCTATAACATCTTTAGGTTCTGAACCTTTATTTCAGAAAAAAGCTGCAAGCTTTCAGTTCCTCAACTGGAACGTCCACAAACGCATACAGCTTGGATTGTTCCAGGGGATAATCTGGGAAGCAGCCGATAGTAAAAACAGACAAAATTTAGACGTCAATTATTTCAACCCGGTTATTTTTACAAACTCACTTGTTTATTCGCTCAACAATACAAACAATGTATTGTTAGGTTCGACACTGAAGTTGAAAATTTTCAAAAACCTGTCTATATACGGACAATATGTTTTGGATGGTTACGATGTAAAAGGTTCAGTATTTAATAAGCAAGGTTTCCAGGTTGGATTTAAAGGACACAACTTATTTACTGCAAAAAATCTGAGTATTTTGATGGAGTATAACCAGGTTCGTCCATATACATATGCAAGTATAGATCCTGAGCAGAGTTATTCGCACTACAACCAACCATTAGCACATCCGCTTGGCGCTAACTTCAGGGAATTTACAGGGATTTTAAGTTACAGGTATAAAGATTTTATTTCCCGGGCTAAACTAACTTATGCTTCAATTGGAACAAACAATAGGTTTCAAATCTTACCTTTTTTTCCGCAACCGCTTGGATCAACAATGGGAAACAATATTTTCGTTTCAGATATCTCTGCAGTTAATGGAATAAACTCTACAAACAATTTTCAAAACCAGGGAGAACAGCTAACTATTGTAAATATTGATTTTTCGATAAGCTATATTGTCAATCCGGTTACAAATATGCAATTGACTGCCGGATTCATCTACAGGGATGGCGATCCGGTCAATGGCCCATTTACCATGCCCTACATCAGCTTCAAAACCTCATTATCAAACCTTTACTACGATTTTTAGCCTCACCCTAAGCCCTTTCCAAACTTAAGTAGATGATTTTTATTAACTTAGCCGTCCCTTAACCCCATGTGGACTTACCTGCTCATATTTGGTACCGCTTTTTTTGTGGTGCTGCTTTCAACTCCGGCACTGATACGCGTTGCTATTTTAAAACGTTTGTTCGACGAGCCTAAGGAAGATCGTAAGATCCATAAACGACTCATCCCGACTATTGGCGGTATTATCATCTTTGCCGCTACCCTGTTCGCGTTCGCGTTGTGGTTCCCCTTCGATGAGCTGCATGTATTCAAGCAGCTCAAACGCTCGGTAAACGATTTCCAGTTTATTGTAGCTACCATACTTATTCTCTTTTTTGTAGGTGTAAAAGATGACATTATCGGCACCGCTCCAATGAAAAAATTGGTGGCTCATATTCTCGTGGGACTTATACTCGTGCTCATGGCCGATATCAAGATCACCGGCTTTCACGGACTTTTCGGGCTGCGGGAAATACCGTATTGGGGACAGGTTTTTCTTTCATTGTCAACTTACATTGTTGTAGTTAACGCCTTCAACCTTATAGATGGTGTCGACGGACTTGCGGCAGGTATCGGGTTAATTTGCGGTCTCGCTTTTGGCACATGGTTTTACATGGCCGGAGAACCGGTTATGGCCGCGCTCGCGTTTTCAATGGCAGGTTCATTGTTGGGGTTTCTCTTTTTTAATTTTTCCCCGGCCAAGATCTTTATGGGGGATTCCGGTTCATTGTCCATCGGACTTATTGTTTGCGTATTGGCGGTCCGCCTCATCGAATACCAGGTACCCTCAACGTCCGACGATGTGTCGGAATCACTGATTGATTTTAATGTAAACGGACTTTCGGATGTGGTAACCAATATTTCGAAACCGCTTTTTGTAATGGCGGTATTATCCTATCCTTTGCTCGACACGCTGCGCATTTTTATATATCGCACCATTCGCGGCATTTCTCCCTTTTCAGCCGATCGCAATCACATCCATCACCGCCTGATCGATATAGGCCTCAGTCACCGCGGAACCGCTATTGCGCTGTATGCAAGCAATATCACTGTTATTACCACAGCTATTTTAACGCGTAATATGGATCCCTCCTATGCATTCTTTATCGTGGGTGGTGTTGCAATAGGAATAGCGCAGGTTCCATTTATGATAAAAAAGGTAAAGAACCGCAGCAATGGCATTTCCAACGGCCTCTAATGATACAATCCGTTAAAAAAAATCTTTTATTCCCGCTTTGCATTGCCACCGCTTCCGTTTTTTCGCAATCCACTTTAGTTCCGTTATTTAATCCTTTTAATTACACTTTCGACAAAAACACATCTCCGAAAGACAGCAGCCTGCATACCTGCATTAAACCATACCTGTACGCTGAAATAAAAAACAACAAACTGATCGATTCGCTTTATAAACCGGTTTCGGTATCAAATAATAATTCGTTTTTCATTTCGCCCATTACAGACGTGCAATTCGGCAGCGGAACAGGCAGATCCGCCCTCACGGAATACACAGGTGGACTTACACTTACAGGATGCCTGGGAAAAAAATGGACTGTTTCAGTTACAGGATCGGCGGGCAACATGCAGCTTATAAATTACCTGGACTCAACGGCAAAATACACACATGTTATTCCGGGCTTGGGGTATGCTTATAAAAACAACGGCTCGTATTCATTTCAAAGCCTTGCCGGCTATGTATCTTTTTCACCGAATAAAATTTTTAATCTGCAAGCTGGCAAAGACAAACACTTTTGGGGTGAGGGATATCGTTCTTTGTTTTTATCCGATCAATCCAACAACTATCCTTTTGCGAAACTAACAGCCAACGTTTGGAAAATAAAATATGTATGCCTTTTTGCCTG
Proteins encoded in this window:
- the pssA gene encoding CDP-diacylglycerol--serine O-phosphatidyltransferase, with the translated sequence MGRGARGVGRGARDVGRGARDVGRGARDVGRGARDVGRGEGRGARGEGEEDGKKILDRRQLLLNNFLTCRVYDKFPSQKITKFVKILYLDIKKNIPNAITCMNLLCGCMGIIFALKGNTNLLYASYFIGLAAVFDFLDGFVARLLKVHSEIGKQLDSLADMVTFGVLPGIIIFQLICKLEGKASPIAFIALLIPIFSAIRLAKFNIDTRQSDSFIGVPTPATAILVASLPVIHVIYNLNLLLDKLHPQQPGTHSFIIKVSLLLFHTYSLVIITILMSLLMVSELPLFALKFKNFSWADNKIRFIFLGLTLIMFAALKFIAVPFIIVLYILLSVVNNLFKKAA
- a CDS encoding undecaprenyl/decaprenyl-phosphate alpha-N-acetylglucosaminyl 1-phosphate transferase; this encodes MWTYLLIFGTAFFVVLLSTPALIRVAILKRLFDEPKEDRKIHKRLIPTIGGIIIFAATLFAFALWFPFDELHVFKQLKRSVNDFQFIVATILILFFVGVKDDIIGTAPMKKLVAHILVGLILVLMADIKITGFHGLFGLREIPYWGQVFLSLSTYIVVVNAFNLIDGVDGLAAGIGLICGLAFGTWFYMAGEPVMAALAFSMAGSLLGFLFFNFSPAKIFMGDSGSLSIGLIVCVLAVRLIEYQVPSTSDDVSESLIDFNVNGLSDVVTNISKPLFVMAVLSYPLLDTLRIFIYRTIRGISPFSADRNHIHHRLIDIGLSHRGTAIALYASNITVITTAILTRNMDPSYAFFIVGGVAIGIAQVPFMIKKVKNRSNGISNGL